In Amblyraja radiata isolate CabotCenter1 chromosome 38, sAmbRad1.1.pri, whole genome shotgun sequence, a genomic segment contains:
- the LOC116966863 gene encoding vegetative cell wall protein gp1-like, with translation MEFASSYFYVQCAATTEPSERPRAPLPGEGNNARTGEVPVLPMYQSVEGCGVAMGPVYDQVYEAVGGLGRGVGMEGQGATYMNHSTLSQPLTPSSPVYVDQPGTGLYPPVPSGSYDGSPSATAPQQPAKPTPIPPPRRSRRLTPQVMPPPLPPRPPNMRKVPDYVEVMEPGGSAQSGVPMPLPAPLSPDKGE, from the exons ATGGAGTTTGCCAGCAGCTATTTCTACGTCCAATGTGCCGCGACCACAGAGCCCAGCGAGCGGCCACGGGCACCACTGCCGGGGGAAGGGAACAATGCCAGGACGG GTGAAGTGCCGGTGTTGCCAATGTACCAGTCGGTGGAGGGGTGTGGAGTTGCCATGGGACCGGTGTACGACCAGGTGTACGAGGCGGTGGGTGGGCTGGGCCGAGGGGTGGGCATGGAGGGGCAAGGTGCCACCTACATGAACCACAGCACCTTGTCAcagcccctcaccccctcctcccctgtctacGTCGACCAGCCCGGCACCGGGCTCTACCCGCCGGTACCTTCCGGCAGCTACGATGGAAGCCCATCGGCTACGGCCCCCCAGCAACCGGCAaaacccacccccatcccccctcctcgCCGATCCCGGCGACTCACACCACAAG TGATGCCGCCCCCACTGCCCCCTCGACCACCCAACATGCGGAAGGTGCCCGACTACGTGGAGGTGATGGAACCAGGGGGTTCGGCACAGTCGGGGGTCCCCATGCCCCTCCCGGCCCCACTGAGCCCCGATAAAGGTGAGTGA